One window of the Fuerstiella sp. genome contains the following:
- a CDS encoding glycosyltransferase has translation MQPQVPKVSVALLYDDDHPSAAAAIDSVLRQQTEFAVEIVVGINNPVSGRHLKLKELASKHSDTVRIVHTGRDVGPNHTFAAVLKECSAPFVAVLDCDSVWMVKSKLSRQIDYLEQNPSCAVCCHDVQCVDESDTNLTSVVRSSDHSTLSADDLLKIDSITQCSAVVRRDLISPAPDWPLVLSANAVLDWLVLYGTCSDIGYIDETMATVVLRTGRQTAPTDKSLHYRNLNRILCRLRRRLGTPYARQITAKLSRNHLKISDELEKQYRTEDADRHRRLCFLYGRWKSKLPLQTKISYTIRPCGRLHSVAARCFELAVACKQSPPFAAFLATTLLRHPDWFLKIGRSMISRGAAGFNSEYRVLEYLFSISRQEYARWIRKFDTLTDADKTTILQRTESLENRPTVSLLMTIDQPSANTLKTAIESVRNQLYTNWQLCIVDNAPDQSGVRRILKQYQKSDPRIDCCFHQERKHLWVSSNAALAMASGEFVAILGHNDELAEHALYLVAEELNRNPESDIIYSDEDQRDRNGRSIDPFFKTDWNPDMMLSCDMIGHLALLRRQLVLDAGSYRAGFEGYENYDLTLRCIEATSGNRIQHIPTVLYHRGHRSLSVSAGTDCAETFVESGRRLIHEHLSRKGVSADVEYRPTPDRPLYRVRYRLDNPPLVSVIVPTKDQATLLQRCVDGLLNGTDYPDLEIIIINNNSVQAETHTYFESVRSRNGIRILDYNSAFNYSAINNFAVESANGEVICLLNNDTEVTESGWLREMVSHAMRNQIGAVGAKLLYPDDTIQHAGVLVGTGGATGHAFAGLPADTPVAFGRLNLIQNVSCVTAACMVLRKSVYRAVGGFDELHFPIGYSDVDLCLRIISAGYRIVWTPYAQLYHHESASLGKTVTAQESERDRHERDTLRRRWSGRIAADPNMNPNVSISHVDYRPAFPPRTRKQWY, from the coding sequence ATGCAGCCTCAGGTTCCCAAAGTCAGTGTGGCCCTGCTCTACGACGACGATCACCCGTCCGCAGCGGCTGCTATCGACAGCGTACTCAGACAGCAAACGGAATTCGCCGTAGAAATTGTAGTGGGCATCAATAATCCGGTCTCAGGCCGTCACCTAAAACTTAAAGAACTCGCATCCAAACATTCAGATACGGTGCGCATCGTTCATACCGGCAGAGACGTCGGCCCCAATCACACGTTTGCCGCGGTACTCAAAGAGTGCTCCGCTCCGTTTGTTGCCGTACTGGATTGTGACAGCGTCTGGATGGTGAAATCCAAGCTGAGCCGGCAGATCGACTATCTGGAGCAAAATCCATCGTGTGCCGTATGCTGCCATGATGTTCAATGTGTCGACGAATCAGACACCAACCTGACATCAGTCGTTCGGAGTTCTGACCATTCCACACTTTCCGCAGATGATCTGCTGAAGATCGATTCCATCACACAATGTTCGGCAGTCGTACGTCGGGACCTGATCAGTCCGGCACCGGACTGGCCGCTCGTGCTTTCAGCAAATGCGGTACTGGACTGGCTGGTACTCTATGGGACCTGTAGTGACATCGGATATATCGACGAAACCATGGCAACTGTTGTGTTGCGTACCGGCCGGCAAACTGCCCCCACAGACAAATCCCTTCACTACCGGAACCTGAACAGGATCCTGTGTCGACTGCGGAGGAGACTTGGAACTCCGTACGCCAGGCAGATCACGGCCAAACTCTCCCGGAATCACCTCAAGATCAGCGATGAACTGGAAAAACAGTATCGAACCGAGGACGCAGACAGACACCGTCGACTGTGCTTTCTCTACGGACGCTGGAAGTCAAAACTACCGCTGCAGACAAAAATTTCCTACACGATACGTCCGTGTGGCAGACTACATTCAGTCGCCGCTCGCTGCTTCGAACTGGCCGTCGCCTGTAAGCAAAGTCCACCGTTTGCTGCATTCCTGGCCACCACCCTGCTTCGTCATCCTGACTGGTTCCTGAAGATCGGACGATCGATGATCAGTCGCGGAGCGGCGGGCTTCAACAGCGAATACCGGGTGCTGGAATATCTGTTCAGTATCAGCAGACAGGAATACGCCAGATGGATTCGAAAGTTTGACACGCTGACAGATGCTGACAAGACGACGATCCTGCAGCGTACCGAGTCACTGGAGAACCGGCCAACAGTATCGCTGCTGATGACCATCGACCAACCATCCGCAAACACACTGAAGACGGCCATCGAATCAGTACGGAACCAGCTATATACGAACTGGCAATTGTGCATTGTGGATAATGCACCGGACCAATCGGGTGTTCGCAGAATTTTGAAGCAGTATCAGAAGTCGGATCCTCGAATTGATTGCTGCTTTCATCAGGAGCGCAAACACCTTTGGGTATCCTCAAATGCTGCACTGGCAATGGCATCCGGTGAATTCGTGGCGATTCTTGGCCACAATGATGAACTTGCCGAACATGCCCTGTATTTGGTTGCGGAAGAACTCAACAGAAATCCCGAATCCGATATCATCTACAGCGATGAAGACCAACGCGACCGCAACGGCCGCAGCATCGATCCGTTTTTTAAGACAGACTGGAATCCGGACATGATGCTGTCCTGCGATATGATCGGCCACCTGGCCTTGCTTCGCCGGCAGCTTGTACTGGATGCCGGGTCCTATCGAGCAGGGTTCGAGGGATACGAGAACTATGATCTGACACTACGATGTATTGAAGCCACATCAGGCAACAGGATTCAACACATCCCGACGGTACTCTATCACCGGGGACATCGTTCACTGAGTGTCAGTGCGGGTACAGACTGCGCAGAGACATTCGTTGAATCCGGTCGCCGGTTAATTCACGAGCATCTGTCCCGAAAGGGAGTGAGTGCTGATGTTGAATACCGGCCGACACCGGACCGCCCTCTGTATCGGGTCCGATACAGACTCGACAATCCACCGCTGGTCAGCGTTATTGTTCCGACAAAAGACCAGGCGACTCTCCTGCAACGCTGTGTCGACGGCCTGCTGAACGGGACTGACTATCCAGATCTGGAAATTATTATCATCAACAATAACAGTGTTCAGGCAGAGACACATACGTATTTTGAATCTGTACGTTCCCGTAACGGCATACGGATTCTGGATTACAATTCAGCCTTCAATTATTCAGCAATTAACAACTTTGCAGTGGAATCCGCGAACGGGGAGGTGATTTGTCTGCTCAACAATGATACCGAAGTTACGGAATCGGGCTGGCTTCGGGAAATGGTTTCACACGCGATGCGCAATCAAATCGGTGCTGTCGGGGCCAAACTGCTGTATCCGGATGATACGATTCAGCATGCCGGAGTGCTTGTTGGAACCGGTGGTGCGACCGGACATGCTTTTGCAGGTCTCCCGGCAGATACACCTGTCGCGTTCGGTCGACTGAACCTGATTCAGAACGTCTCCTGCGTGACTGCAGCCTGCATGGTGCTGCGAAAATCCGTTTACCGTGCAGTGGGCGGGTTTGATGAACTCCACTTCCCCATCGGATACAGCGATGTGGATCTTTGTCTGCGTATCATTTCCGCCGGATACCGAATTGTCTGGACTCCGTATGCGCAACTGTACCATCACGAATCCGCAAGCCTGGGAAAAACGGTCACAGCTCAGGAATCTGAGCGGGATCGTCACGAGCGTGACACCCTGAGACGGCGATGGTCCGGCCGAATTGCTGCTGATCCGAATATGAATCCGAATGTCAGCATCAGTCACGTCGATTATCGCCCCGCATTTCCACCACGCACACGTAAGCAATGGTACTGA
- a CDS encoding 2-isopropylmalate synthase: protein MSGDRIIIFDTTLRDGEQSPGCSMNTREKMEVARALVDLGVDVIEAGFPIASPGDFEAVTQIARAYGDRSTICGLARSLDADVQRAKEALTDAENRRIHVFLATSAIHREFKLKMDKEEIVERAVRSVEQAKEFCDDVEFSPEDAARTEPDFLCEVVERTIDAGATTVNIPDTVGYATPSHYFRVISHLKQHVSNIDRAIISTHCHNDLGLAVANSLAAVEAGARQIECTINGLGERAGNAALEEVVMAIHTRADYYGCHTAINTDRLYPTSSLVSSITGMKVQRNKAIVGRNAFAHEAGIHQHGILQERTTYEIMKPEDVGFVGENLVLGKHSGRHAFRDRVQQLGFELDGEALQHAFDDFITLADKKKEVYDADIVAMVENRLGNAPERWRMVSFHTSAGSSSIPTATLELQCEEQPVICDAATGHGPIDAVFRAMERIIELTARLEEFNVRSVSRGKDALGEVRVTINVNGRHYHGRGVSTDIIEAAALSYLQALNKVDEDRRTQIPHQAETHPANP, encoded by the coding sequence ATGTCCGGTGACCGAATTATTATATTCGACACGACACTGCGTGACGGCGAGCAGTCGCCAGGCTGCAGTATGAATACCCGTGAAAAAATGGAAGTCGCCCGTGCCCTGGTGGATCTGGGTGTCGATGTCATTGAAGCCGGGTTTCCAATCGCATCACCAGGTGACTTTGAAGCGGTGACACAAATCGCTCGCGCCTACGGCGATCGCAGTACCATCTGCGGACTCGCTCGAAGCCTTGATGCTGATGTTCAGAGAGCTAAAGAAGCTCTCACAGATGCCGAAAATCGCCGCATTCATGTGTTTCTTGCGACCAGCGCCATCCATCGTGAATTCAAACTGAAAATGGACAAAGAAGAAATCGTCGAACGCGCAGTCCGGTCGGTTGAGCAGGCAAAAGAATTCTGCGATGACGTTGAATTCTCTCCCGAAGATGCCGCTCGGACCGAACCCGACTTTTTGTGCGAAGTCGTTGAACGCACGATTGACGCAGGTGCAACTACGGTCAACATTCCTGACACTGTCGGATATGCAACTCCCAGTCACTATTTTCGAGTGATCTCGCATCTGAAGCAGCACGTATCGAACATAGATCGTGCCATCATCAGCACACATTGTCACAATGACCTGGGTCTGGCTGTCGCCAACAGCCTGGCCGCGGTGGAAGCCGGGGCACGTCAGATCGAATGCACCATCAACGGTCTGGGTGAACGGGCCGGTAACGCAGCCCTGGAAGAAGTCGTCATGGCAATCCATACCCGAGCGGACTACTACGGGTGCCACACGGCCATCAATACTGATCGCCTGTATCCAACCAGTTCTCTGGTTTCATCGATTACCGGAATGAAGGTACAGCGTAACAAAGCGATTGTCGGCAGGAATGCATTTGCCCATGAAGCCGGTATTCATCAGCACGGTATACTTCAGGAACGTACAACCTATGAGATCATGAAGCCGGAAGATGTGGGGTTTGTTGGTGAGAATCTCGTACTGGGTAAGCACAGTGGCCGCCACGCTTTTCGTGACCGGGTACAGCAACTCGGTTTCGAACTGGATGGTGAAGCACTGCAGCACGCGTTCGATGACTTCATTACTCTGGCCGACAAGAAGAAAGAAGTCTACGACGCCGATATTGTTGCGATGGTGGAAAACCGACTGGGCAATGCACCGGAACGCTGGCGGATGGTTAGTTTTCACACTTCTGCCGGCAGCTCATCAATTCCCACCGCTACACTGGAACTGCAGTGTGAAGAACAGCCCGTGATTTGTGATGCCGCCACCGGACACGGTCCGATCGATGCGGTGTTCCGGGCCATGGAACGAATTATCGAACTGACAGCGCGTCTGGAGGAATTCAATGTGCGCAGTGTGTCACGGGGCAAAGATGCTCTGGGTGAAGTGCGTGTGACCATCAATGTCAACGGGCGTCATTACCACGGCAGAGGTGTCAGTACGGACATCATTGAAGCAGCTGCACTGTCATACCTGCAGGCGCTGAACAAAGTGGACGAAGACCGCCGCACGCAAATTCCTCATCAGGCAGAAACCCATCCGGCAAATCCATAG
- a CDS encoding PQQ-like beta-propeller repeat protein, with translation MRCRLLPAVLFLIAVCSRFCSAADWPQFRGFYGNGITEDEFPLKWDAETNVRWKVDIPGEGWSAPVVWDNKLFLTVAIMTKKPPAEPQPAPDRALQRGRGNRPQGGRRGRRGRYKNNISSAEFRWEIRCLDTDTGDLIWKRVVREGNPTQGHHLQNTYATETPITDGERVYAYFGMNGLYCCNMDGEPVWENDPGSFVMRNDWGTSSSPVLYDDMLYLQIDSQEQSFLAAFDAETGDQIWRMDRDEPSQYSSPVIWRNSVRAELVTSGKVARSYDPESGKLLWQLDLSGGRSSATPLAVGDRLYVGSEVRNRGSEGGGGYLFAVKAGAKGMIVSGDTNSVAWSQPRSGIQMASPVLCKGHLYLFERRRGVLHCISADTGEMVYEERVPGARAFWSSPWVLRDKVFCLDDEGATHVIQGGSDFRVLHTNQLDEQVWSTPAIADGAVFIRTRESLYCIASRS, from the coding sequence ATGCGCTGTCGTCTGCTGCCTGCCGTCCTGTTCCTGATCGCTGTGTGTTCGCGGTTTTGCTCAGCAGCCGACTGGCCACAGTTTCGGGGTTTTTACGGGAATGGAATTACGGAGGATGAATTTCCACTAAAGTGGGATGCTGAAACAAACGTGCGCTGGAAAGTCGATATCCCCGGCGAAGGCTGGTCGGCGCCTGTTGTCTGGGATAACAAATTGTTTCTCACGGTTGCCATTATGACGAAGAAGCCACCGGCGGAGCCGCAGCCCGCTCCGGATCGGGCACTTCAGAGAGGTCGCGGAAATCGACCACAGGGAGGTCGACGAGGTCGACGAGGTCGATACAAAAATAATATCTCCAGTGCGGAATTCCGCTGGGAGATCCGATGTCTGGATACAGACACCGGTGACTTGATATGGAAACGAGTTGTACGTGAAGGAAATCCGACGCAGGGGCATCATTTACAGAACACCTATGCAACCGAGACGCCGATTACGGATGGAGAGCGTGTATATGCCTATTTCGGTATGAACGGGCTTTACTGCTGCAACATGGATGGTGAGCCAGTCTGGGAAAACGATCCGGGCAGCTTTGTCATGCGAAATGACTGGGGAACATCCAGTTCACCCGTCCTTTACGACGACATGCTGTACCTGCAGATTGACAGTCAGGAACAGTCGTTTTTGGCAGCGTTTGATGCAGAGACTGGTGATCAAATCTGGCGAATGGACCGGGATGAACCTTCTCAGTACAGTTCGCCTGTGATCTGGCGAAACAGTGTTCGCGCTGAACTGGTGACCAGCGGAAAAGTTGCACGTTCCTATGATCCGGAATCGGGCAAACTTTTGTGGCAGCTTGATCTGAGTGGCGGACGGAGTTCGGCAACACCGCTGGCTGTCGGCGATCGACTGTACGTCGGGTCTGAAGTGAGGAATCGTGGAAGCGAGGGCGGTGGCGGATATCTCTTCGCGGTCAAGGCCGGAGCAAAAGGAATGATCGTATCCGGTGACACGAACAGTGTGGCCTGGTCGCAGCCCCGATCCGGGATTCAGATGGCATCCCCTGTTCTTTGCAAAGGGCATCTGTATCTCTTCGAAAGACGACGCGGAGTACTGCACTGCATCAGTGCTGACACGGGAGAAATGGTTTACGAGGAACGCGTTCCCGGAGCTCGCGCATTTTGGTCGTCCCCATGGGTGTTACGGGACAAAGTCTTCTGTCTGGACGACGAAGGGGCGACCCACGTTATTCAGGGCGGTTCGGACTTTCGTGTGCTGCACACCAATCAACTCGATGAACAGGTCTGGTCAACACCCGCGATTGCCGATGGTGCTGTTTTCATTCGGACCCGTGAGTCACTGTACTGCATAGCTTCGCGAAGCTGA
- a CDS encoding terpene cyclase/mutase family protein produces MSSRSDEFSPDEDLPVDGTRSVLLNVASCRRARRLRPVWVSSVGRTFSRLRLLITRTMPEWARQNRQQLVTASISFVLHVVTAILMALWVMPADPTRWMPALLAVPVPKEDVQAVELVEVIQPELLDKQELENTMQQVLEVVDDTTTDLAAFDAEKKFELDLEPIERDLALLSRLGEFGGRSSFGKQAAIRKYGGTAESERAVNLGLMWLRKIQQSDGSWSFRHPGEEAKRGYLRSTRMGSTSLALLCFMGAGHTHLSGGEYRSVVSEGLDYLIENAAGDRTSADMRGDYEGNSGMYVQGLATICLCEAYVLEPNDARLKKMARRAIRFIEKTQNKRGGGWRYEPGEPGDTSVVGWQVMALQSAKAGGISVSRQTGRRVKQFLDSVQTNNGERYKYMPGGSASPAMTSVGLLCRMYLGWRRDHSSLRQGVDYLSALGPHGQDMYYNYYATQVIHHWGGSQWRRWNAVMREQLVSRQITEGPAAGSWMPRDPHAGSGGQIYETALSLLTLEIYYRHLPIYRQIED; encoded by the coding sequence ATTTTCACCCGATGAGGATCTGCCGGTGGACGGTACCCGTTCCGTTCTGCTGAACGTTGCGTCATGCAGACGTGCTCGTCGGTTACGGCCGGTCTGGGTGTCGTCCGTGGGGCGGACTTTCAGTCGACTGCGACTGTTGATAACCCGGACGATGCCGGAATGGGCTCGGCAGAATAGACAGCAGCTGGTGACTGCGTCGATCAGCTTCGTTTTGCATGTGGTGACTGCGATCCTGATGGCGCTGTGGGTGATGCCGGCGGATCCCACGCGATGGATGCCGGCACTGCTGGCAGTACCGGTTCCAAAGGAAGACGTGCAGGCTGTGGAGCTGGTCGAAGTCATTCAGCCGGAACTGCTTGACAAACAGGAACTGGAAAACACGATGCAGCAGGTTCTTGAAGTGGTTGATGATACAACCACAGATCTTGCTGCCTTTGATGCCGAAAAAAAATTCGAACTGGATCTGGAGCCTATAGAGCGGGACCTCGCCTTGCTCTCCCGACTCGGAGAATTCGGAGGGCGTTCTTCATTCGGTAAACAGGCGGCGATCCGGAAATACGGTGGAACTGCAGAGAGTGAACGCGCGGTCAATCTGGGACTGATGTGGCTTCGTAAGATTCAGCAGTCCGACGGGTCCTGGAGTTTTCGTCATCCAGGCGAGGAGGCGAAACGCGGATATTTACGTTCAACGAGAATGGGCTCAACGTCTCTGGCGTTGCTGTGTTTTATGGGAGCCGGGCATACTCATCTTTCCGGTGGTGAGTATCGTTCCGTTGTCTCGGAAGGGCTTGACTATCTGATTGAAAATGCTGCCGGAGATCGAACGTCTGCCGATATGCGCGGTGACTACGAAGGCAATTCCGGGATGTATGTTCAGGGGCTGGCAACCATTTGTCTGTGCGAGGCTTATGTGCTGGAACCGAATGATGCCCGATTAAAGAAAATGGCTCGCAGAGCCATTAGGTTTATTGAGAAGACACAGAACAAACGCGGTGGCGGCTGGCGTTACGAACCGGGCGAGCCTGGCGACACGTCGGTAGTTGGATGGCAGGTAATGGCTCTGCAAAGTGCAAAGGCAGGCGGTATTTCTGTGTCGAGACAAACCGGCCGGAGGGTGAAGCAGTTTCTTGACTCTGTCCAGACAAATAACGGTGAACGCTACAAGTACATGCCGGGTGGCAGTGCCTCACCTGCAATGACATCAGTGGGGCTGTTGTGCCGGATGTACCTGGGCTGGCGACGTGATCATTCTTCACTGCGACAAGGTGTCGATTATCTGTCAGCACTGGGGCCGCACGGGCAGGATATGTACTACAATTACTATGCAACCCAGGTCATTCATCACTGGGGCGGTAGCCAGTGGCGCAGGTGGAATGCAGTGATGAGGGAACAGCTGGTGTCACGACAGATTACAGAGGGGCCTGCGGCCGGCAGCTGGATGCCCCGCGATCCGCACGCCGGTTCCGGTGGACAGATTTATGAAACAGCGCTGAGTCTGTTGACACTTGAAATTTACTACCGGCACCTGCCAATCTACCGACAGATAGAGGACTGA
- a CDS encoding glycosyltransferase, translating to MNQSPSETDCPLVSVIVRTHGQRGNLLRECLHSIVSQDYRPLEINVVEDGGHHSSTVADEFRNINGIVLNYLSLSPSGRCVAGNAGLAAAEGSWINFLDDDDQFLPGHLRHLVEHIRLRPQLKGVYGISLEVPTDIHSLTPLSYSESPARETPTKPFSRWRLWRETPFPIQACLFDRRLFEQYGGLDPALDNLEDWHLWMRYFSNEPIGCVEEVTSKFRVPADPILLTDRQKSHHEYRRIIEQKQREIMVTVSGSEFEEVAEEAFRDHLSPDILAISHESSGAGWPIRSMLGIIRAARRVQRKLRRLIRRSDPHILQLIRDISSGAPHDTYTMPVTDVLSLLPELQSRHEFADLRIIQLLYRCLGQQRN from the coding sequence ATGAATCAATCACCATCCGAAACTGACTGCCCGCTTGTTTCCGTTATCGTGCGAACCCACGGTCAGCGCGGGAATCTGCTGCGAGAGTGTCTGCACTCGATCGTCAGTCAGGACTACCGGCCCCTGGAAATCAATGTCGTTGAAGATGGAGGGCATCATTCATCAACAGTTGCTGATGAATTCAGGAATATCAACGGAATCGTCCTGAACTACCTGAGTCTCTCGCCATCCGGTCGCTGCGTCGCGGGTAATGCCGGCCTCGCTGCCGCTGAGGGCTCGTGGATTAATTTTCTGGATGACGATGACCAGTTCCTTCCCGGTCACCTCCGCCATCTCGTTGAACACATTCGGCTCAGACCTCAATTAAAGGGTGTTTACGGCATCTCTCTCGAGGTCCCCACCGACATTCATTCACTGACTCCGCTGAGTTACAGCGAGTCCCCTGCCCGGGAAACACCAACGAAGCCGTTCAGCAGATGGAGGCTGTGGCGTGAGACCCCGTTCCCGATTCAGGCCTGCCTGTTCGATCGAAGGTTATTTGAGCAGTATGGCGGGCTGGATCCGGCACTCGACAACCTGGAAGACTGGCATCTGTGGATGCGTTACTTCAGTAATGAACCAATCGGCTGTGTTGAGGAAGTCACATCAAAATTCCGGGTACCCGCGGACCCGATTCTGCTGACCGACAGACAGAAATCACATCACGAATACCGTCGAATCATAGAACAAAAACAGCGGGAGATCATGGTCACTGTGTCGGGATCAGAATTCGAGGAAGTCGCCGAAGAAGCATTCAGGGATCATCTGTCTCCCGACATACTTGCAATTTCTCACGAGTCATCCGGTGCCGGCTGGCCGATTCGTTCAATGCTGGGGATCATTCGTGCGGCAAGGCGAGTACAGAGAAAGCTGCGCAGACTTATCCGACGAAGTGACCCGCATATTCTTCAACTTATTCGTGACATTTCGAGTGGAGCACCGCACGACACCTATACGATGCCGGTAACCGATGTCCTGTCGCTCCTGCCGGAACTGCAGTCGCGACATGAATTCGCAGATCTCCGGATTATTCAACTTCTGTATCGATGTCTCGGGCAGCAACGGAATTAA
- a CDS encoding NYN domain-containing protein, whose product MPAPFILIDGYNLMHAIGFARRSYGPGDLEVCRNRLLQQLVLRLNSAAVDRTTVVFDAFGSDDDSGRHQKCQGVSVIYAPAGTDADSEMERLIADHSSPRQLMVVSSDHRLHRAARRRKANVIDSHDFWNSLDPESVSLLKRDRPAETRNETAFRFDEFVDTEVIVDEAVMPADDDVFDSDYLSDLESEFDD is encoded by the coding sequence ATGCCTGCTCCGTTCATTTTGATCGATGGTTACAATCTGATGCATGCGATCGGGTTTGCGCGGAGAAGTTACGGGCCAGGTGATCTTGAGGTCTGTCGGAATCGGCTGTTGCAACAACTCGTCCTGCGTCTCAACTCAGCTGCCGTCGATCGTACAACAGTGGTTTTCGATGCCTTCGGTTCTGACGATGATTCCGGCCGACACCAGAAGTGCCAGGGAGTCAGTGTGATTTACGCACCGGCAGGAACCGACGCAGACAGTGAAATGGAACGGCTCATTGCAGATCACAGCTCTCCCAGGCAGCTGATGGTGGTATCCAGTGATCATCGTCTTCATCGGGCAGCCCGTCGCCGCAAAGCGAATGTCATTGACAGTCACGATTTTTGGAACAGTCTGGATCCGGAATCCGTTTCCCTGCTGAAGCGGGACCGTCCTGCAGAGACGAGAAACGAGACCGCCTTCCGCTTTGACGAATTTGTTGATACCGAAGTGATAGTCGACGAAGCGGTGATGCCGGCGGACGATGACGTCTTTGATTCGGACTATTTGTCTGACCTGGAATCAGAGTTCGATGACTGA
- a CDS encoding glycosyltransferase family 4 protein codes for MQILFLASGRLAPSTRFRIVPYLKHFREDGHRCTIANSFPQKYDYFPWMGFRPSQLLKRSVRWWHWLRAFLGRYDLVYVEREIFDDSTSDMEERFRRACGRLVLDIDDAVFLRYPQKFERLLPMADLVVCGNRFLEERIEQWNPNTLQIPTCVNIEKYLTPGPAKTSTPPAVGWMGTTGNLQYLSAAAEALRSVAAEIEFELHLFVPELSGLDDIDLTGVKIVHRPWSAQEEVQQLQSIDIGLMPLYSDQEWDRFKCGMKLIQYLAAGVPGIASPVGVNIDILNHEQNGFSARSPDEWRKALKILLTNDNLRCQMGRNGHDFVREHYSIHVHYPVLRDALLQLCRTDEF; via the coding sequence ATGCAAATTCTCTTCCTGGCATCCGGTCGTCTGGCTCCGTCAACACGCTTCCGAATTGTTCCCTATCTGAAACATTTCAGGGAGGACGGTCACCGGTGCACCATCGCCAACAGTTTTCCGCAGAAATATGACTACTTTCCGTGGATGGGATTTCGACCGAGCCAGCTGCTAAAACGGAGTGTCCGGTGGTGGCACTGGCTGCGGGCATTTCTTGGCCGGTACGACCTGGTTTATGTCGAACGTGAAATCTTTGATGATTCCACATCTGATATGGAAGAACGCTTTCGGCGGGCCTGTGGTCGTCTGGTTCTCGATATTGATGACGCGGTTTTCCTGCGGTACCCACAGAAATTTGAGCGACTGTTGCCAATGGCAGATCTGGTGGTTTGTGGAAATCGCTTTCTGGAGGAACGGATTGAACAATGGAACCCGAATACGCTGCAGATTCCGACCTGCGTCAACATTGAAAAATACCTGACTCCGGGCCCGGCGAAGACTTCTACTCCCCCGGCAGTGGGCTGGATGGGAACAACCGGCAACCTGCAGTATCTCAGTGCGGCCGCTGAAGCACTGCGCAGTGTTGCAGCAGAAATTGAATTTGAACTTCATCTGTTTGTACCGGAACTGAGCGGACTTGATGACATCGACCTCACCGGAGTGAAAATCGTGCACAGACCGTGGTCGGCACAGGAAGAGGTACAACAGCTGCAGTCAATCGACATAGGACTGATGCCGCTGTATTCAGATCAGGAATGGGATCGATTCAAATGCGGAATGAAGCTGATTCAGTACCTTGCTGCCGGGGTCCCCGGAATTGCTTCCCCTGTTGGTGTGAATATCGACATTCTGAATCATGAACAAAACGGATTCAGTGCCCGTTCACCCGACGAATGGAGAAAAGCACTGAAAATCCTGTTGACGAACGACAATCTTCGTTGCCAGATGGGCAGGAACGGCCACGATTTTGTGCGTGAGCATTACAGTATTCACGTCCATTATCCGGTGCTGAGAGATGCACTCCTGCAACTTTGTCGGACAGATGAATTCTGA